The genome window ATCCCTTGCGGGCCGCGGTCGCCGTGAGCGGCGCGGCGGCCGCCTTTCTCGTCGCCGGCGCCCTCTTCACCATCGCGAGGCGGCGGAAGGGAGGGGGAGATGGCGCCTAGTTCGGACGCGAAGACAATCGTCGTGATTCCGACATACAACGAGAGGGAGAACATCCGAAAGCTCCTTCCGGAGATCCTCGCGATCGGCGAAACGATCGAGGTCCTCGTGGTGGACGACAACTCCCCCGACGGGACCGGCGCCGTCGTGAAAGAGCTCGCTGCGAAAAACCCGAGGGTCCACCTTCGCGAGCGTCCGGGGAAGATGGGGCTCGGCTCCGCGTACGTGAAGGGGTTCCGCGAGGCGCTCGATCTGGGCGCGCGGCTCGTGGTCGAAATGGACGCCGACCTCTCGCACGATCCCAAGTATCTCCCCGACTTCCTCCAGCTCGCGCGGACGGCGGACGTCGTGATTGGATCGCGCTACGTGCGGGGCGTGAACGTGATCAACTGGCCGATGTCGCGGCTCATCCTTTCGTACGGGGCGAATGTCTACACGCGGATCATCACGGGGATGCCGATTCGAGACGCGACCGGCGGTTTCAAGTGCTTCCGGAGTGAAGTTCTCGAGGCGATCGATTTCGAATCGGCGCGATCCGACGGCTATTCGTTCCAGATCGAGATCAACTTCCGGTGCTGGAAGAAGGGCTTCCTCATTCGGGAGATCCCGATCGTGTTCGTCGATCGCCATTCCGGGACCTCGAAGATGTCCAAGCGAATCATCTGGGAAGCGGTCTGGATGGTCTGGCGTCTTCGTTTCGGGAGTCTCTTCCGTGTCGGGAGAAAAGGATGAGCGGGCCGGACGCCGAACGGAAGGTTTGGCTCTCGATCATCTTCGTAAGCTATAACACGCGCGAGCTTCTCGTGGAGGCGCTCCGGTCTCTCCAGACGAACCCTTCCGCATACGAGACGGAAGTCCTCGTCGTCGACAACGCATCCACGGACGGAAGCGCCGATGAGATCGCGCGGCTCTTCCCGCGGGTGCGGATCCTCGCCAACGAGAAGAACCTTGGCTATTCGAAGGGGGTCAACGAGGGAATCCGCGCCTCGAAGGGGGAGTTCTGTCTCGTCCTCAACCCGGATATCCGCGCGCGCCCGGGGAGCCTCGACCGCCTTCTGGAGTACGCGATCGAGAACCCGGACGTAGGCGTCGCGGGGGCGAAGCTGCTGAACCCGGACGGGTCGCTCCAATACTCGAGCCGGAGCTTCTACACATGGAAGACGATCCTCTTTCGGCGGACGCCGCTCGGAAAGATCTTCCCGAACGCGGGCGCTCTCCGCGAGCATCTCATGCTCGACTGGGATCACCGGACGACGCGCGATGTCGATTGGATGCTCGGCGCATGTCTTCTCGTTCGACGAAGCGCAGTCGACGACGTCGGCCTGATGGACGAGCGTTTCTTCCTCTACTTCGAGGACGTGGATTGGTGCTACCGCATGAAAGCGCACGGGTGGCGAGTAGTCTACGTTGCGGACGCGGTGATGGAGCATCACCACCGGCGGGAATCGGCCCGCGGCCTTCTCACGCGGCAGAAGGCGTCCCACGTCGGCAGCATGTTCCGTTTCTTCGACAAGTGGAGCCAGTCGTGGTACCGCCTGAAGACGAGGCGTCATTGGGCGCGCTTCATCCTCCACGCCGCGGCCGACATCCTCGTCGTGAACCTTTCCTTCTTCGCCGCCTACGGGATCCGCGTCTTCCTCGGGGAGGTCTTCACGAAACCGGTTTTCCCGATCGCGACGTACGGGACCTTTCTCCTCTTCGTCAACCTGACCACCCTGCTCAGCCTCGCGGCCACCGGCTTCTACCGCGAGACCGACCGCCCGGTCGGCGCCGGTCTCTTCGTCGATATGTTTCTTCGAGCGCTCCGAGCGGCCGGCATCGCGTACTTGGTGGCGACAGCGGCGACCTTCCTCGTGCAGGCGCGGATCTATTCGCGCTTTCTCGTCACGATCTTCTTTCTCCTGCTCGTCGTGCTTCTTCCGCTCGGGCGCGTCGCCCTTCACGCGATGTACCGGGCCCTCCGGCGGAACGCGTATGATCTTCGCCGCGCGATCGTCGTCGGATCGAACGATTTGGCGCGGAGCCTCGCCGAGCAGATGCGGGCGTTTCCCGCGCTCGGATACGACGTGGTCGGGTTCGTGACGGAGCCGGACGAGACTTTCAGCGGGAAGGGCTTCCTCGGGACGACCGAGGATCTTCCGCGGCTCGTGCGGAGGCACCGGGTGACGGACGTGTTCTGCGCGGGGAGCCGCGACCCCCTTCCGCTCGTGTCGCGACTTCTGCTCGCGCTCGCGGACGCGCCGGTGTCGGTGCGCGTCGTCTCGGATCTCGCGGCGATCACGATCTCCCGCGGGGAGGCGGAGGAGTTCCTGAACCTTCCGATGCTCCGGTTCGAGCGGCGGAGCCTGGTCCGCTACCGCCCGGGGCGGAAGCGCCTGTTCGACCTCCTCTTCGCGTTCGCGGGGATCGTCCTCGGCCTTCCCCTCTTTCTGCTCCTCTTCTCGGCGGGGCTCGCGGGCGCCCGGCCGGTCTTCGCCGTGGAGACGCGGCCCCACATCCGCGGCGCGAAGGTGCGCGTGCGGAAGCTCCGCGTGCCCGGACCGGAAGAACGAGGGATGATCCGATCGACGCTTCGCGGCTTCTACCGCGCCCTCCCTTTCGCGGCGTTCTATCCGGC of Candidatus Eisenbacteria bacterium contains these proteins:
- a CDS encoding polyprenol monophosphomannose synthase produces the protein MAPSSDAKTIVVIPTYNERENIRKLLPEILAIGETIEVLVVDDNSPDGTGAVVKELAAKNPRVHLRERPGKMGLGSAYVKGFREALDLGARLVVEMDADLSHDPKYLPDFLQLARTADVVIGSRYVRGVNVINWPMSRLILSYGANVYTRIITGMPIRDATGGFKCFRSEVLEAIDFESARSDGYSFQIEINFRCWKKGFLIREIPIVFVDRHSGTSKMSKRIIWEAVWMVWRLRFGSLFRVGRKG
- a CDS encoding glycosyltransferase, giving the protein MSGPDAERKVWLSIIFVSYNTRELLVEALRSLQTNPSAYETEVLVVDNASTDGSADEIARLFPRVRILANEKNLGYSKGVNEGIRASKGEFCLVLNPDIRARPGSLDRLLEYAIENPDVGVAGAKLLNPDGSLQYSSRSFYTWKTILFRRTPLGKIFPNAGALREHLMLDWDHRTTRDVDWMLGACLLVRRSAVDDVGLMDERFFLYFEDVDWCYRMKAHGWRVVYVADAVMEHHHRRESARGLLTRQKASHVGSMFRFFDKWSQSWYRLKTRRHWARFILHAAADILVVNLSFFAAYGIRVFLGEVFTKPVFPIATYGTFLLFVNLTTLLSLAATGFYRETDRPVGAGLFVDMFLRALRAAGIAYLVATAATFLVQARIYSRFLVTIFFLLLVVLLPLGRVALHAMYRALRRNAYDLRRAIVVGSNDLARSLAEQMRAFPALGYDVVGFVTEPDETFSGKGFLGTTEDLPRLVRRHRVTDVFCAGSRDPLPLVSRLLLALADAPVSVRVVSDLAAITISRGEAEEFLNLPMLRFERRSLVRYRPGRKRLFDLLFAFAGIVLGLPLFLLLFSAGLAGARPVFAVETRPHIRGAKVRVRKLRVPGPEERGMIRSTLRGFYRALPFAAFYPALFSVLAGRLSFIGPSVGEAEKGRFLDEWQRLVATMRPGLWTSAAVAGYPWVPFRDPVGLNLYYLQHWSVGLDLHIVLREMLRSARGGGETFDD